GCCCCAACTCAACCCCGCACCCTGGCTTGCCATCCTAGTCTTCTCATGATTAGTATTCCTAATCATTATCCCTCCAAAAGTTATAGCCCACTCATTCCCAAATGAACCAACACCCCAAAGCACAGAAAAACCTAAAGGGGAACCTTGAAACTGACCATGACACTAAGCTTCTTTGANCAATTTATGAGCCCTGTTTTCCTAGGCATTCCTTTAATAGCCCTAGCCNTAACCCTCCCCTGAGTTCTCTTCCCAACACCAACATCCCGATGACTAAACAACCGGCTTCTAACCCTTCAAAACTGATTCATCGGCCGATTTGCCCACGAACTCTTTATACCTGTTAATCTGCCCGGCCACAAATGAGCCGTCCTATTAACCTCCCTAATGTTATTCCTAATTTCCCTAAATATACTAGGACTCCTTCCATACACATTTACCCCTACTACTCAGCTATCTCTCAACATGGGACTTGCATTCCCCCTCTGATTAGCAACTGTTATNATTGGNATGCGAAACCAACCAACAGAAGCCCTAGGCCANCTNCTTCCAGAAGGAACACCTACACTACTTATCCCAGTACTAATTGTCATCGAAACAATTAGCTTATTCATCCGACCCTTAGCACTTGGAGTGCGGTTAACAGCTAACCTAACGGCTGGACATCTTTTAATTCAACTAATCGCTACAGCAGCAACTGTCCTTCTACCACTAATGCCAACNGTNGCAATCCTAACAGCAACCCTNCTTTTCCTTCTAACACTTCTAGAAGTCGCTGTCGCAATAATCCAAGCTTACGTATTTGTCCTACTCCTAAGCCTCTAC
This sequence is a window from Thunnus maccoyii mitochondrion, complete genome. Protein-coding genes within it:
- the ATP8 gene encoding ATP synthase F0 subunit 8 — encoded protein: MPQLNPAPWLAILVFSWLVFLIIIPPKVMAHSFPNEPTPQSTEKPKGEPWNWPWH
- the ATP6 gene encoding ATP synthase F0 subunit 6, with product MTLSFFXQFMSPVFLGIPLMALAXTLPWVLFPTPTSRWLNNRLLTLQNWFIGRFAHELFMPVNLPGHKWAVLLTSLMLFLISLNMLGLLPYTFTPTTQLSLNMGLAFPLWLATVXIGMRNQPTEALGXLLPEGTPTLLIPVLIVIETISLFIRPLALGVRLTANLTAGHLLIQLIATAATVLLPLMPTVAILTATLLFLLTLLEVAVAMIQAYVFVLLLSLYLQENV